In Sedimentibacter sp. MB31-C6, one genomic interval encodes:
- a CDS encoding lysine 5,6-aminomutase subunit alpha produces MESKLNLNSQLIDSARSSANNIAENVQEFIDVHTTVTVERTVARLMGVDGVDEIEKPLPNVLIDNIKEGGGLGKGAAFWIGNAMVQTGNTPQEVAEKVSSGEIDITKLPIADEKKIMDAVYSIAQQMVERIKNNREKRDNYLNTIGEGNKPYLYVIVATGNIYEDVIQAQAAARQGADIIAVIRTTAQSLLDYVPYGPTTEGFGGTFATQENFRIMRKALDEVGEEVGRYIRLCNYCSGLCMPEIAAMGALERLDVMLNDALYGILFRDINMQRTLVDQYFSRIINGYAGIIINTGEDNYLTTADAVEEAHTVLASQFINEQFALKAGIPEEQMGLGHAFEMNPTLENGFLLELAQAQMAREIFPNAPLKYMPPTKFMTGNIFRGHLQDAMFNFISIWTHQGLQLLGMPTEAIHTPHLQDRMLSIENAQYIFNNAKNIGDEVEFKKDGIIQSRAQEVLSKAEELLKDIDSEGIFDTIEKGKFGGVKRSFTGGKGLDGVIKKDEDYFNPFIELMLGGAK; encoded by the coding sequence GAAAGAACTGTTGCAAGATTAATGGGAGTAGATGGTGTTGATGAAATTGAAAAACCCCTTCCAAATGTATTAATTGACAATATTAAAGAAGGTGGCGGATTAGGAAAAGGTGCAGCATTTTGGATTGGAAATGCAATGGTACAAACAGGAAATACCCCTCAAGAAGTTGCAGAAAAAGTCAGCTCAGGGGAAATTGATATAACAAAGTTACCAATTGCTGACGAGAAAAAAATCATGGATGCTGTTTATTCAATAGCTCAACAAATGGTAGAAAGAATTAAAAATAATAGAGAAAAAAGAGACAACTATCTTAATACCATTGGAGAAGGTAATAAGCCATATTTATATGTAATTGTAGCAACAGGAAATATTTATGAAGATGTAATTCAAGCTCAAGCAGCTGCAAGACAAGGAGCTGATATAATAGCGGTTATTAGAACAACTGCTCAAAGTTTACTTGACTATGTACCATATGGACCTACAACTGAAGGGTTTGGTGGTACTTTTGCAACTCAAGAAAACTTTAGAATTATGAGAAAGGCTCTTGATGAGGTTGGAGAAGAAGTAGGAAGATACATTAGACTTTGTAATTATTGTTCTGGATTATGTATGCCAGAAATAGCAGCAATGGGAGCTCTTGAAAGACTTGATGTAATGCTTAATGATGCTCTTTACGGTATATTATTTAGAGATATTAATATGCAGAGAACATTAGTTGATCAATATTTCTCAAGAATAATTAATGGCTATGCTGGAATTATAATAAATACTGGTGAAGACAATTATTTAACTACTGCTGATGCAGTAGAGGAAGCTCACACAGTTTTGGCTTCTCAGTTTATAAATGAACAATTTGCGTTAAAAGCTGGAATTCCAGAAGAGCAAATGGGATTAGGGCATGCTTTTGAAATGAACCCAACATTAGAAAATGGATTTTTATTAGAACTTGCACAAGCTCAAATGGCAAGAGAAATATTCCCTAATGCTCCTTTGAAATATATGCCACCTACTAAATTTATGACAGGTAATATATTTAGAGGTCATTTACAAGATGCTATGTTTAACTTTATATCAATATGGACGCATCAGGGATTACAACTATTAGGAATGCCAACAGAAGCAATACACACTCCTCATCTTCAAGATAGAATGTTGTCTATTGAAAATGCTCAATATATATTCAATAATGCGAAAAATATTGGAGATGAAGTTGAATTTAAGAAAGATGGAATTATTCAGTCAAGGGCGCAAGAAGTACTTTCTAAAGCCGAAGAACTTCTTAAAGATATAGATTCGGAAGGAATTTTTGATACTATTGAAAAAGGTAAATTTGGCGGAGTTAAGAGAAGCTTTACTGGAGGAAAAGGCCTTGATGGTGTAATTAAAAAAGATGAAGACTACTTCAACCCATTTATTGAATTAATGTTGGGAGGTGCAAAGTAA